The Dunckerocampus dactyliophorus isolate RoL2022-P2 chromosome 16, RoL_Ddac_1.1, whole genome shotgun sequence genome includes a window with the following:
- the supt4h1 gene encoding transcription elongation factor SPT4, with amino-acid sequence MALETVPKDLRHLRACLLCSLVKTIDQFEYDGCDNCEVYLQMKGNREMVYECTSSSFDGVVAMMSPEDSWVAKWQRIGNFKPGVYAVSVTGRLPPGVVRELKSRRVIYKSRDTAVKT; translated from the exons ATGGCTTTGGAAACCGTCCCTAAAGACCTTCGCCATCTACGAGCATGTTTGCTTTGCTCCTTAGTCAAG ACAATTGACCAGTTTGAGTATGACGGCTGTGATAACTGTGAGGTGTACCTTCAGATGAAGGGGAACAGAGAGATGGTTTATGAATGCACAAGTTCTTCATTCGATGG CGTGGTCGCCATGATGAGCCCAGAGGACAGCTGGGTAGCAAAATGGCAGAGAATAG GGAACTTCAAGCCAGGAGTATATGCAGTGTCAGTGACTGGCAGACTACCTCCAG GTGTGGTGAGAGAGCTGAAAAGCAGAAGAGTGATTTACAAGTCCAGAGATACAGCAGTGAAGACATAA